Proteins encoded together in one Nyctibius grandis isolate bNycGra1 chromosome 1, bNycGra1.pri, whole genome shotgun sequence window:
- the POLR3F gene encoding DNA-directed RNA polymerase III subunit RPC6, translated as MAEVKVKPEVPDPMDIENRIIELCHQFPHGITDQVIQNDMPHMEAQQRAMAINRLLSMGQLDLLRSNAGLLYRIKESQNASKMKGSDNQEKLVYQIIEDAGNKGIWSRDIRYKSNLPLTEINKILKNLESKKLIKAVKSVAASKKKVYMLYNLQPDRSVTGGAWYSDQDFESEFVEVLNQQCFKFLQSKAEAARESKQNPMIQRNSSFASSHEVWKYICELGISKVELSMEDIETILNTLIYDGKVEMTIIAAKEGTVGSVDGQMKLYRAVSPLIQPTGLVRTPCGLCPVFDDCHEGGEISPSNCIYMTEWLEF; from the exons ATGGCGGAGGTGAAGGTGAAGCCGGAGGTCCCGGACCCCATGGATATAGAGAACAG GATTATTGAGCTGTGTCACCAGTTCCCTCATGGTATCACAGACCAGGTGATTCAAAATGATATGCCTCACATGGAAGCCCAGCAGCGAGCCATGGCAATCAACAGGCTGCTCTCAATG GGGCAACTGGACCTTCTCAGGAGCAATGCAGGTCTCCTATATAGAATCAAAGAGTCCCAAAATGCAAG TAAAATGAAAGGCTCTGACAATCAAGAGAAGCTGGTTTACCAAATTATAGAAGATGCAGGCAACAAAG GTATTTGGAGCAGGGACATTAGGTACAAAAGTAATTTGCCTTTAACGGAGATCAATAAGATACTGAAAAACTTGGAAAGCAAGAAACTAATTAAAGCAGTTAAATCTGTGGCA GCATCCAAGAAGAAGGTGTATATGCTATATAACCTGCAGCCTGACCGGTCAGTGACTGGTGGGGCTTGGTACAGTGACCAAGACTTTGAGTCTGAATTTGTGGAGGTGTTAAATCAACAGTGTTTTAAATTTCTACAGAGTAAG gCAGAAGCAGCTCGAGAGAGCAAACAGAACCCCATGATACAGAGGAACAGTTCATTTGCCTCATCCCATGAGGTGTGGAAATACATCTGTGAACTGGGTATCAGTAAG GTAGAGTTGTCAATGGAAGACattgaaactattttaaatacGTTAATATATGATGGAAAAGTGGAGATGACTATTATTGCTGCAAAGGAAGGGACAGTAGGCAGTGTGGATGGACAGATGAAGTTGTACAGAGCCGTTAGTCCTCTCATACAACCCACTGGATTAGTCAGGACGCCCTGTGGACTCTGCCCT GTTTTTGATGATTGCCATGAAGGTGGTGAGATTTCTCCATCAAACTGTATTTATATGACAGAGTGGCTGGAGTTctaa